Proteins found in one Triticum aestivum cultivar Chinese Spring chromosome 4D, IWGSC CS RefSeq v2.1, whole genome shotgun sequence genomic segment:
- the LOC123097568 gene encoding hydroxyacylglutathione hydrolase cytoplasmic, whose translation MAGLAHQLTGREDPGSPKRLFPILKPSTTLSSLPACFHSSPSGFRSRNRKMKIIPVACLEDNYAYLIVDESTKAAAAVDPVEPEKVLAAASEVGAYIDCVLTTHHHWDHAGGNEKMRLLVPGIKVYGGSMDNVKGCTDQVENGTKLSIGKEIDILCLHTPCHTKGHISYYVTSKEEEDPAVFTGDTLFIAGCGRFFEGTAEQMYQSLCVTLGSLPKSTRVYCGHEYTVKSLQFMLTVEPENEKMKQKLEWAQKQREANQPTVPSTIGDELEINTFMRVDLPEIQAKFGAKSAVEALRTVRNIKDTWKG comes from the exons ATGGCAGGCCTGGCTCACCAATTGACGGGTAGAGAGGATCCTGGTTCCCCAAAGCGGTTGTTCCCCATTCTTAAACCTTCCACGACCCTCTCCTCCCTTCCGGCCTGCTTCCACTCTTCTCCGTCAGGATTTCGTTCCAGAAATCGAAAGATGAAGATCATTCCGGTGGCTTGCTTGGAGGATAACTATGCCTACCT GATCGTtgacgagagcaccaaggcggcggcggccgtcGACCCGGTGGAGCCGGAGAAGGTGCTGGCGGCGGCCAGCGAGGTCGGCGCCTACATCGACTGCGTCCTCACCACCCACCACCACTG GGATCATGCTGGTGGCAATGAGAAGATGAGGCTGCTGGTGCCAGGGATTAAGGTCTATGGGGGATCCATGGACAATGTTAAAGGCTGCACTGATCAGGTGGAAAACGGAACTAAGTTATCCATTGGGAAGGAAATTGACATACTGTGCCTACATACGCCATG TCATACAAAAGGTCATATTAGCTACTACGTTACTAGCAAAGAGGAGGAAGACCCAGCAGTATTTACTGGAGACACCTTG TTCATTGCTGGCTGTGGGAGGTTTTTCGAGGGTACGGCAGAGCAAATGTACCAGTCCCTTTGTGTTACACTGGGCTCGCTGCCTAAGTCAACTCGTGTTTACTGTGGCCATGAG TACACTGTAAAGAGCCTACAATTCATGCTGACAGTCGAGCCAGAGAACGAAAAAATGAAGCAGAAACTGGAATGGGCTCAAAAGCAGCGTGAAGCAAATCAACCGACGGTTCCCTCAACTATAGGAGATGAGCTTGAGATAAACACCTTCATGCGTGTTGATCTGCCTGAAATACAG GCAAAATTTGGTGCCAAGTCGGCAGTTGAAGCGCTGAGGACGGTCAGGAACATCAAGGATACCTGGAAAGGTTGA